One part of the Prionailurus bengalensis isolate Pbe53 chromosome B2, Fcat_Pben_1.1_paternal_pri, whole genome shotgun sequence genome encodes these proteins:
- the ZNF451 gene encoding E3 SUMO-protein ligase ZNF451 isoform X7, with amino-acid sequence MGDPGSEIIESVPPAGPEASESTTDENEDDIQFVSEGPLRPVLEYIDLISSDDEEPSTSHSDRMPESKVPSSENHRPEMCSSCSVPLPIGDSSSSSGSCTSSPQRIVSQPSSVENPLENQKNDQNNSDIKISETETLKPSENYQTLPSSPVLVPQESLASSEVKEDLPVESSSASQHGQDAILYLQTQVAEMSRVIRDLQSRSCFRFHHSRPTENSSVPWDISTSKDENLSTVDEEADCKSPSADDKGQPTDPSQSSFTGLLKRMEQRGVIKRVTLQSEAESCEGKPDYVTSKKRLVPPLHPLLRIATTEVFKDPADCHPSSFMGHRVYPVAKDTSPFQPNPPAEGPIVEALEHSKRGSTTSPLDSTSKEMEVMGCRFYHAASIAARAASYMAYMTQYQRKLWEDMEDLVHDPEFDRGKARCIISDGMDAGLWQLCTTRDIMDSVVRVMAMAIDYRRQAWLRLTSLTKKTQEKISHLPFDGTSLFGQDVNAVVAEENSIKENDYRDHNKYYNQHRYFYSHDQKAHYHNRGYSKGDWYKPRNHPYRYRKKGESPERHGYKN; translated from the exons GAAGGACCATTAAGACCTGTTCTGGAATACATTGATCTGATCAGCAGTGATGATGAAGAGCCTAGCACCTCCCATAGTGAT AGAATGCCTGAGTCTAAGGTGCCATCCTCTGAGAATCATCGCCCAGAAATGTGCTCTAGCTGCAGTGTTCCTCTTCCCATTGGAGACAGCAGCTCCTCCTCTGGGAGTTGCACCAGCAGTCCACAAAGGATAGTTTCTCAACCTTCTTCTGTTGAGAACCCATTGGAGAACcagaaaaatgatcaaaataattcagatattaagatttctgagacagagacactTAAACCATCAGAAAATTATCAGACTCTGCCTTCATCTCCAGTTCTGGTCCCCCAAGAATCTTTGGCCTCTTCAGAGGTCAAGGAGGATTTACCTGTAGAGTCTTCTTCAGCTTCACAGCATGGACAAGATGCCATCCTTTATCTTCAGACACAGGTGGCTGAGATGTCACGAGTGATACGTGATCTGCAGTCTAGGAGCTGTTTTAGATTCCATCATTCTAGGCCAACTGAGAACTCCTCAGTTCCGTGGGACATCTCCACCTCCAAGGATGAAAATTTATCTACGGTTGATGAAGAAGCTGACTGCAAGTCCCCCTCAGCTGATGACAAAGGGCAGCCAACTGATCCCAGTCAGTCTAGTTTCACAGGTCTTTTGAAAAGAATGGAACAAAGAGGTGTTATAAAGAGAGTAACATtacaatctgaagcagaatcaTGTGAAGGGAAACCTGATTATGTGACCTCTAAGAAACGTTTGGTTCCTCCATTGCATCCTCTTCTGAGAATTGCCACCACTGAGGTTTTTAAAGACCCTGCTGATTGCCATCCTTCTTCCTTCATGGGGCACAGAGTATATCCTGTGGCCAAGGATACCTCTCCTTTCCAACCAAATCCACCAGCCGAGGGCCCTATTGTAGAAGCACTAGAGCACAGCAAAAGAGGAAGCACAACATCTCCTCTAGATTCTACCTCAAAAGAAATGGAGGTCATGGGTTGTAGATTCTACCATGCTGCTTCCATTGCAGCCCGAGCTGCTAGTTACATGGCCTATATGACTCAATATCAGCGTAAACTCTGGGAAGACATGGAGGATCTGGTTCATGACCCAGAGTTTGATCGTGGAAAAGCAAGATGTATAATATCGGATGGTATGGATGCTGGCCTTTGGCAGCTTTGTACTACTAGGGACATAATGGATTCTGTAGTCAGAGTTATGGCCATGGCAATAGACTACAGAAGACAAGCCTGGCTCCGACTTACATCTCTCACTAAGAAAACCCAGGAGAAGATCTCACACTTACCCTTTGATGGTACTTCTCTCTTTGGACAAGATGTAAATGCTGTTGTTGCAGaagaaaacagtataaaagaaaatgattatagAGACCACAACAAATACTATAACCAACATCGATACTTTTATAGTCATGATCAGAAAGCACATTATCACAATAGAGGATATTCCAAAGGAGATTGGTACAAACCTCGAAACCACCCCTATAGATATAGAAAAAAGGGAGAATCTCCAGAACGCCATGGGTACAAGAATTAA